The Pseudofrankia inefficax genome window below encodes:
- a CDS encoding helix-turn-helix domain-containing protein — translation MSDTDYAVELGRRLRAVRNRRGMSLLDVQEITAGRWTAGTLGAYERGSRVMRVHRLVELAELYDVPATLLVPPTTDRRDVDSLPPLVIDLRRLRKLPPTRTGPLRRWIAIVQVLRSDSSRDVLRLRRSDLTSLSRLYSTTPELLYERLGAWGALVEPGTDPTSGAGAPGGARRRPPAGLDRRRLGPPATTSAPPRLGPRR, via the coding sequence GTGTCTGACACTGACTACGCCGTCGAGCTCGGCCGTCGCCTGCGCGCGGTCCGCAACCGGCGTGGCATGTCGTTGCTGGATGTACAGGAGATCACCGCCGGCCGCTGGACCGCCGGCACGCTCGGCGCCTACGAGCGGGGCAGCCGCGTCATGCGGGTGCACCGGCTGGTGGAGCTCGCCGAGCTCTATGACGTGCCGGCGACGCTGCTGGTCCCGCCGACGACCGACCGGCGGGACGTCGACAGCCTGCCTCCCCTGGTCATCGACCTGCGCCGGCTGCGCAAGCTGCCACCCACCAGGACCGGGCCGCTGCGGCGCTGGATCGCGATCGTGCAGGTGCTGCGCTCGGACAGCTCGCGCGACGTGCTGCGGCTGCGGCGCTCGGACCTGACGTCGTTGTCGCGGCTGTACTCCACGACACCGGAGCTCCTCTACGAACGCCTCGGCGCGTGGGGCGCGCTCGTCGAGCCCGGCACGGACCCGACCTCCGGCGCCGGTGCCCCTGGTGGCGCACGCCGCCGCCCGCCCGCCGGCCTCGACCGCCGCCGCCTCGGCCCGCCCGCGACCACCTCCGCCCCACCCCGCCTCGGCCCACGCCGCTGA